The genomic stretch tcgtTTGTGGTGGAGAGATCTGGACCGTGCCCAGAGGATATAGATATAGAACGGGGGACGCCTGGCTAAAGGAGGCTATGTGTGAAAGCGATCTAGAAACCTTGAATTCCTTATAATGACAGGCAGCTTTTGTGTAGTGTGAGGAaaactagagctttctgacagatcaggctgagtgcctcaccaaactaaaaatcccaggataccatgcGATGGCACTacgacagttaaagtagtgcccaGCTCCTTTATTTCTTCTGTGTGGAAGAACTGTTAGATCATTTAAAATCCCTGGCCTAACTTCCCCAGTTGGCTTGAAGTTTGTACTTCACTTGAGAACTGGATAATGGTTATATAGCAATTGTAAGCTAAGGAGCTTGGTAGGTATTTGCTTTTTGGCGGTGTTCTTTGTTGAAAACAACAGAAGAAACTATTTGCTGATGCTTGTTCTCAAATTCCTATGTCCCTAGACtagatttcccatttttcttctataCCAATCTCACACACTAACAATTCTTACGTCTTTTTCCTTTTAGCCTTCATTTCCCAGTTCTTCAGCTTTTCCGTCTGTTACTACCTAGTGCTCTTTTTCTGTCTTTAGACAGATTTACTCATTCCTTTTCCTATAttatatgtctttttagattgtaagcccgagggcagggaaccgtctaattaaaaagattgtatgtacagcgctgtgtaaatttacagcgcttcataaataaaagttaataataataataataattataataatatgtcTGGAATGCACAATTTAGCTGATTATACATATTGAATGGTATACATATATGTTTCTAAGACCATAACAGGTGTCATGGTGGCGATTCCTGTTACTGGCTTTTATGACAGTTACCTTGCACTTATGCTTCCATGTTTGAATGCTGAATTAcctctgttttctttatgtaaTTGCAGAAGTGCTGCACATGTTATTTCCACGCATGAATATTTTAAGTATGCATCTATTGAATGCTGTCAGAAGATCTGTCTTCCAGTTGGCTGTGCAAGATGGGATGAAAAGAGGGGTATTTTTAGTCATGCCTAGCAAGGTCATGATGCACAGAACATTGTTTTTGTCTGCTTGTCTGAACAAAAATACTGCACCAGATACAACTGAGAAATTAGACTTGGATGGCTGGAAACATGTAATGCGAACTGCTGTGCAAGAGGAAAGCAGTGAAGGAACATCAGACAGCGAAGAAGACTCTCGTGTAGCAGCTACTAGGGAACTTATTGAGATGTGGAGGCTTTCCGGTAAAGCTGTTCCAGAAAATATCAGCGAAGAGCAGTTAAAGATCCTGATGGACTCTCCCACTAAATCttccaaaaagaaatatttacagTTCTTggctaaaaaagaaaatatgaagaaagccgcaaaagaaaagaaaaaacaaaaggcaGCCAAGACAGAAATAAGTCCAGAAGCTCAGGATTATGTTGCTGGTGAGCTAAAAAACACATTTCTCTTGAAGTTTTGGTCCAGATCGGAAGATGCTATCTACAACTGGAGAGCTGCTCAGGCTATGATCTTTGGTCAACCTCTGGTGTTTGATATGGACTATGAAAACTGTATGTCGCGTAGAGAAATGGAAAATGCAGTAAAACAGCTGATGGAATCTGAAGGCATCAATCGTAGAGGAAAGGATCCATTTCACTTACATTATTGCAATCTCAAAACAGGTGGTCTTTATCACAAAGAATTAATCAGACGCTATGGAGATGCATGGGACAATTTGTTTGTGACAGTGACAGAAAAGGCTTACAATGAAATATTTCCAAGAGATCAGATTGTCTATTTGACTGCTGATTCCCCCAATATAATGAAAAAATTTGAGCATGATAAAATCTATATAATTGGATCCCTAGTTGATAAGTCAATACAGACAGGGGTCTCTCTCGCTCGTGCAAAACGCCTGAACTTGGCAACAGCACGACTTCCTTTGGACAAATACTTGCAGTGGGAGGAAGGTGCCAAAAATCTCACTTTGAATCAGATGATGTCTATCTTATTAACCCTGAAGGATACAGGAGACTGGAAGGATGCTTTGCAATTTGTTCCACGTAGAAAACATGCAGGCTTTATGGAAATGTCCCTTTCAAAGGATCAGATTGATGCATGGAAAAAGACCAAAATGCATGAGAGAACAGTGGGCAAAGAAAAATCACACAGATCTTTTGCAGGGAATTCTTCCAGATGGCAAGTGCAGAAAAAGTGGTGGGAAGATGTATCTTAATAGCATATTAGTCGTCATTTTATACCTGATGCAAATTTCAGTCAAAATTTAGATTTTTACTGTTAGAAGGGTTTGTCTAGCACACTtaaggagaaaataaaaagattgaACAACCCAGTGTCCAAAAATATGCAAAGTGACTTTCACTTATTGTGTAAACTCACCCATCCCTTTTCCTAGGGAGAGAATCAATATTTCTGGCTATAGGTGTTATCACTCAAGATCTGTGAGTAATACCAAACCTGCTTATGTGAAATGTGCAGCTTACTGTTAGCCCCCTTTGTGCTCAGAGGGAAAAAGTGACTATAATGATTCAGGGGCATGCTGATGCAGCACTGTCAGGGCCCCTTTCCCACCCCTGGGGCAAAACAGCTTGCAGTTGCTTTGAAACAATTTTCTTGGACAATGAGCCCATTTTTTCGTAGTTTGCAATTATGCCAATTGTATAGAGTTTATGAGTACTTTGAGGGGTGGATATACTTGTGTTGGCATAGCTGTAGTTATGCTGGAAAATAAACCCTAGTTTGTTTGGCTTTCAGCTGTGGTTTTGCTGTTTCCTTTATAAGGAGAAAGCAGGATAATGAAAATTTTAATCTCATGTTGCATTAATTTTTGAGATATTATTCAGACACTTATATTTACTGGTTGAATACATAAGACCAATTACCAACAGGTGACTTGGTGTGCCTATAGCTGCTTGACCATGTTATGGGAGGTTATGCCCTATCTTTTAATGTATCTTTTAATCAAATAATCTTCATGGTTGATTATAGTTCTGGGGGAAAATACAAGAATTGaacaaacaatatttgaaaaatagcCTTTTTGGCCAGGCAATATCTCCCAGGTTCATTTGATGCTGGCTCATTGCCAATGATTCCAAGCCATGGTGGGTATCACACCATTTGCTAAGGTACTGGGGTTTAACTAACCTGCCCTGGGGTGAGCTCTCTCTCACCATGTGGTACCTTAGGCATCTTTATAATCTTGTCAGACAGTAATAATGTTCAAGTTCGTTTAGTTATCTCAGTAGACGGAGTAAGATAGCTTCTTGGGGTTCCCTATCAGAAGCAACTTCTGTTGCCATTTATCTGATCAATTATGAAGATGATCATTTATTTCTAGATATTTAGCCTGTAAATGACTTTGCAGAAACCTAAATTCTGCTCTTTGTGGACACTTAACACAGAAATAAATTGTGCACTTTGTAGCCTGACTGTGATCATGCTAAAAGGTTCCCCATCCCAGCATTATGGTATGTGTAATGACATTGCAAGCGGTGAGAATTTCCAGCACAAGTCTTAATATTGCCTATCACCTTGAAGGCCCAAGTGAGTATAGAGATGATGAACAAATGCCTTTACTAAATAAGTTGTCATTACCTGAAATTGGTGAGATTACCTTAATAAATGACTGTGCATTTACTGTGTAAATATTCATAATGTCCAAAATACAGTGGTTTATATAGCTGAGGATTTATCACCCTATAAGCATCTGAAGACATGGCTTTATATCCCCGAAagctaatgcaaaaataaaaccagttaatcttaaagatgctgccttatattgttttctgtgggtttttcaggctacatgACTGCATTTCTGGAAGAatatattcctgatgttttgcctatatctgtggctggcatcttcagatgttgGTGGCATAGATatgtgtggagtatatatacctaTGGGGCCCTTatttgggaggaagtggtttaTATGTTAATAGtgagttagtttgtgtgttgtactgtgaTGAATGGCACAGCCTGGGGGTGTGTTGTGGAGGGGATATTCTGCTacattcctccccctcctcctttttaagaTCCCATGGTCTACATCTGCTAAATCCTCCTccttgatttccccctttcttttggaACCTCCTGTGTATCCTCAAAAACCTGCCCTACAGGGCTAGGAAACCTTATGTAGTAGTGCTTTTGTCATCACGAAGTGCTGCAGAAGGATTAGAATTCTGGTAACATAGCTACAATATGCCATAGGATTTTGTCCCCAAATTCCACCTCATTCTAGTAGTATTCAAAAGTGAGAAGTGCAGACTGTCCCCTTTGATCCCTTTCCCCAGTCCCATATCAAACCCCTGTTTCACAGAACACTGTAGCTCCAAAATTAGAATGGTCTTTTGAGCTTCAAAGCCAGGGTTTGTGATTGCTGAGTTCTCTGTTGGGATGTTACTGCTTCTGATTGCAGTTCATAAATCCTAAGAAGAGCCCAACTGTGCTGGGTAAGACTCTAACATCCTACTTCTCAGAGCCACATCTCAAGGAAATTTAAACAGCTCCTGTGGCTATTCAGAAACTGGTACTAATTGGCACAGGAATGTTCATAATTTGTCATGAAACGTTAAATCCTCCTTCCAAATCACCTTAGCTAAGAGCTGTTGCTATATCTTAGATGCATTCCATTCATTAATCATGCAACAGTGTGCtatagtgttggactgcaactctggagaccagggttcaagtccctgctggAGCATAAAAATTCACCTAGTGACCTTGGGCCAGacacacctctcagcctcagaaaatgccaatggcaagcccccttgccaagaaaacccatgataggtttgcctggggttgccataattcagaaatgacttggaggagcAGCAATGTGCCAGAGTTGCTTTGCCCTAAATGTACTGCTGCATTCAGTGACCATGCAGGTGACAAGATATCCTCATTTTccacatgtcctacatttcaagattttgtccaggaagaattccaaaatgtcctccattttgagcttgcTTAACAAGTCAATTAACACGTTTGCTGTTCCCTTCAAGCAATGTGGGAGCCTGTCTTGCTGCAAATAGGGGGGTAGGACAGATCCCTCTAAAGTTCCtctttcctaggagcagcagcagacaagacttgtccCCAGAGCTCAGAGAGTTTGGTGGGAGGATGGATGTGGAAagcctaaaccagtggttctcaacacCTTTGGCTCTCTTtaacattttggacttcaactcccagaagccccagccatcttgccCAAAtgaccagggattctgggagttgaagtttttttaaaaaacgcctAGAGGGCTCGTAAGCAAACAAGCCGTTCCCGGAAGCGGAAGTCGTCGATGCGCGGCGTGCTCTATGGCGAGGAGGGGCCGCTCTAGGCGCGTCACTGCTCTCTTGCCGGGCGCGACGGCGCATGCTcagaacggaggaggaggaggaggaggcggtgggacAAAATGGCGGACGGCAAAGCGGAGGAGGTGAAGCCGAAGCGGCCGCGGCTTGACGAAGGTAAAACGTGCTGTGCGCCGTTATGTCCGGCTCCCGAGGGCCCTTTTTTCTCGACCGGTTGCTGGGCTAGAGGAAGAAATAAACAcgcataggctgcat from Sceloporus undulatus isolate JIND9_A2432 ecotype Alabama chromosome 3, SceUnd_v1.1, whole genome shotgun sequence encodes the following:
- the TRMT10C gene encoding tRNA methyltransferase 10 homolog C, with the translated sequence MLFPRMNILSMHLLNAVRRSVFQLAVQDGMKRGVFLVMPSKVMMHRTLFLSACLNKNTAPDTTEKLDLDGWKHVMRTAVQEESSEGTSDSEEDSRVAATRELIEMWRLSGKAVPENISEEQLKILMDSPTKSSKKKYLQFLAKKENMKKAAKEKKKQKAAKTEISPEAQDYVAGELKNTFLLKFWSRSEDAIYNWRAAQAMIFGQPLVFDMDYENCMSRREMENAVKQLMESEGINRRGKDPFHLHYCNLKTGGLYHKELIRRYGDAWDNLFVTVTEKAYNEIFPRDQIVYLTADSPNIMKKFEHDKIYIIGSLVDKSIQTGVSLARAKRLNLATARLPLDKYLQWEEGAKNLTLNQMMSILLTLKDTGDWKDALQFVPRRKHAGFMEMSLSKDQIDAWKKTKMHERTVGKEKSHRSFAGNSSRWQVQKKWWEDVS